In one Chryseobacterium camelliae genomic region, the following are encoded:
- a CDS encoding metallophosphoesterase family protein: MKILHTADWHLGKRLDRFSRLEEQVSVMNEIVDIADEQNVDLILIAGDLFDNFNPSTEAVELFYKTLKRLSLNGKRPVIAISGNHDSPSFIDAPDPLARECGIILIGYPKAKITPFALEEFKISKSATGFLELELKGHSFPVRLLHTPYANEIRLKEYFGENKEAELNNILGQHWKETADEFCDENGINLLMTHLYMNKKGAPLLDEPEGEKPIKIGNADLVFSDIIPDQIQYTALGHLHGFKNIGTEEKPVVYSSSPLCYSFSEAGQSKYVSIIDAEPNRPVSYERIALKNGKPLVRKTFQSVESAIEWLNENQNSLVELTLESETYLKVEERKLLYQSHNGIVYLIPKVKNQETDEHNLTEINLSQDIQTLFKDYFKSKNGGQEANEDLINLFNEILNP, encoded by the coding sequence ATGAAAATTCTGCACACCGCCGACTGGCATTTGGGTAAACGTCTCGACCGTTTTTCAAGACTGGAAGAACAGGTTTCGGTAATGAACGAAATTGTAGACATTGCCGATGAACAAAACGTTGATCTGATCCTGATCGCCGGAGATTTATTTGATAATTTCAATCCGTCGACAGAAGCTGTCGAACTTTTTTACAAAACGTTAAAAAGACTTTCACTTAACGGAAAACGTCCTGTCATTGCTATTTCCGGGAATCATGATTCTCCGAGCTTTATCGACGCTCCGGATCCTCTGGCACGGGAATGCGGCATTATTCTGATCGGTTACCCCAAAGCAAAGATTACTCCTTTTGCTTTGGAAGAGTTTAAAATTTCAAAATCAGCAACCGGATTTTTGGAGCTGGAATTGAAAGGACATTCTTTCCCGGTACGTTTGCTTCATACACCTTATGCTAATGAGATTCGCTTAAAAGAATATTTCGGTGAAAATAAAGAAGCAGAACTGAATAATATACTGGGACAACACTGGAAAGAAACGGCTGATGAATTTTGTGATGAAAACGGCATCAATCTGCTGATGACTCATTTGTATATGAATAAAAAAGGAGCTCCTCTGCTCGATGAACCCGAAGGAGAGAAACCTATTAAAATCGGTAATGCGGATCTTGTTTTTTCGGATATCATTCCCGATCAGATTCAGTATACTGCTTTGGGGCATCTTCACGGTTTCAAAAATATAGGAACAGAGGAAAAACCTGTTGTTTACTCATCTTCCCCTTTGTGTTACAGCTTCAGTGAAGCCGGACAGTCAAAATATGTATCAATCATTGATGCAGAACCCAACCGACCGGTTTCTTACGAAAGAATCGCTCTAAAAAACGGAAAACCACTGGTCAGAAAAACTTTTCAGAGTGTGGAAAGTGCCATAGAATGGCTGAATGAAAATCAAAATTCCTTGGTCGAACTTACCCTGGAAAGTGAAACGTATTTAAAGGTAGAAGAAAGAAAATTATTGTACCAGTCTCATAATGGAATTGTTTACCTGATTCCCAAAGTGAAAAATCAGGAAACTGATGAACACAATCTTACGGAAATCAATCTCAGTCAGGATATCCAGACTTTGTTTAAGGATTATTTTAAATCTAAAAACGGCGGTCAGGAAGCCAATGAAGACCTCATCAACTTGTTTAACGAAATTCTCAATCCGTAA
- a CDS encoding GIY-YIG nuclease family protein → MQVSFVYILLCSDNTFYTGVTENVYKRFDEHQDGKHFGTYTYTRRPLQLVYYCQFMDIEQAISFEKKIKKWSQAKKLALIEGRFEDLPNLAKKNFKK, encoded by the coding sequence ATGCAAGTTTCGTTTGTTTACATATTACTCTGTTCTGATAACACTTTCTATACAGGTGTTACCGAAAATGTTTATAAACGTTTTGATGAACATCAGGATGGAAAGCATTTTGGCACTTACACCTATACAAGAAGACCGCTTCAGCTTGTTTATTATTGCCAGTTTATGGATATAGAACAGGCGATTTCTTTTGAGAAAAAAATCAAAAAATGGTCACAAGCTAAGAAACTGGCATTAATTGAAGGACGATTTGAAGATTTACCCAATTTAGCTAAAAAGAATTTTAAGAAATAG
- a CDS encoding YchJ family protein → MNCPCCSGKSYEDCCKPYHTGEKNAPTAEALMRSRFSAFAIPNGKYLMETTSPGKRQFHNTKDLQEWGEINEWTKLEIVSKPSMNKVEFKAFYTDENGEQQVHHELSQFKMIQNRWYYVSGEFLD, encoded by the coding sequence ATGAATTGTCCCTGCTGCTCAGGAAAATCCTACGAAGATTGTTGCAAGCCTTATCATACCGGAGAAAAAAATGCTCCGACCGCAGAAGCACTCATGCGTTCTAGGTTTTCTGCATTTGCGATTCCGAACGGAAAATATTTAATGGAAACAACGTCTCCCGGCAAAAGGCAGTTTCACAATACAAAAGATTTGCAGGAATGGGGAGAAATCAATGAATGGACAAAACTGGAAATCGTAAGCAAACCTTCGATGAATAAAGTAGAGTTTAAAGCGTTTTATACTGACGAAAACGGAGAACAGCAAGTTCACCATGAGCTGTCTCAGTTCAAAATGATACAGAACCGCTGGTATTATGTAAGCGGTGAATTTTTAGATTAA
- a CDS encoding FKBP-type peptidyl-prolyl cis-trans isomerase, translating into MTIENNHVVAVKYILHTIEEDGSKILVEETTEENPLTFLYGVGMMIPKFEQNILGLKAGDKAAFVIQPEEAYGERHADSIAQLPIEMFNESGIPPVGAILPLSDNQGNNFQAFVVEVTPEAVVADLNHPMAGKTLDFQVEILNTRPATEEELSHGHAHGIDGNEAH; encoded by the coding sequence ATGACAATCGAAAACAACCATGTTGTAGCTGTAAAGTACATCCTTCATACGATTGAAGAGGATGGAAGTAAAATTCTTGTAGAAGAAACAACAGAAGAAAATCCACTTACATTTTTATACGGAGTGGGAATGATGATTCCTAAATTTGAACAAAATATCCTTGGTTTGAAAGCAGGTGATAAAGCTGCTTTTGTAATCCAGCCGGAAGAAGCATACGGAGAAAGACATGCTGACTCAATCGCTCAGTTGCCAATCGAGATGTTCAATGAATCAGGAATTCCACCGGTAGGAGCTATTTTGCCTCTATCTGACAATCAGGGGAATAATTTCCAGGCATTCGTTGTAGAAGTTACACCGGAAGCTGTAGTAGCTGATCTTAACCATCCGATGGCCGGAAAAACGTTAGATTTCCAGGTGGAAATTTTAAATACACGTCCTGCAACAGAAGAAGAGTTGTCACATGGTCACGCTCATGGAATTGACGGAAACGAGGCTCACTAA
- a CDS encoding superinfection immunity protein: MKFLTLLSLSWQHILIVLLIILPLYFIPTFIAYSKKKSNAGAIFALNFFLGWALIGWVAALIWALSNKETNQQNYNSNIDQLTKLNELHEKGVITDEEFTSQKNKLLS; this comes from the coding sequence ATGAAATTTCTAACACTTTTAAGCCTTTCTTGGCAACATATATTAATTGTCTTGTTAATTATTCTTCCTCTTTACTTTATACCAACATTTATTGCTTACAGTAAAAAAAAGTCTAATGCTGGTGCTATCTTTGCTTTAAATTTCTTTTTAGGATGGGCATTAATTGGTTGGGTTGCTGCATTAATTTGGGCATTATCAAACAAAGAAACTAATCAACAAAATTACAATTCTAACATCGATCAATTGACAAAATTAAATGAACTTCATGAAAAAGGAGTAATTACAGATGAAGAATTCACAAGTCAAAAAAATAAATTACTTAGCTAA
- a CDS encoding M3 family metallopeptidase: MKNITSVLLISALAFNYSCTTMKKADNQQELFIPASLSSNPFMKKSKLQYEAPEFDKIKNEHFKPAFDFGLKRHDSEILGIADNPDAPTFENTIVALEKSGEILKRAVIVFSNLTSANTNPTLQALDEEYAPVFAAHSDKMYLNENLYKRIKAITEDGLDAESKRLLQYYKQNFEIAGANLSSADKEKLKQINQELASLSTQYSNKLLEARKQGGVFFTDAKELDGLSADEIAAAASDAKNAGKPGQYLLALQNTTQQPLLQNLKNRATREKLFKASWSRAEKGDGNDTRETVEKLAKLRLKKAQILGKKSFAEWKLQDQMAKTPEAATKLMNQIATPAVETARREAKDIQDLIDQQKGGFKVEPWDWNFYAEQVRKAKFDLDESEIKPYFEITTVLEKGVFFAAKKFYGLTFKKRTDLPVYHPDVVTYEVFDHDGKSIAIYYLDFYTRDSKNGGAWMSNFVEQSYLLGTKPVIVNCYNYQKPAPGKPSLISYDDVSTIFHEFGHSIHGMFASQKYPSLSGTNVPRDFVEFPSQINEHWALDPVVLKNYALHYETKQPIPQALVDKIKKAATFNQGYMTTELVSAAALDMDWHTVTNEIELIPALDFEKQSLTKHGFTLATVPPRYHTPYFAHIWGGGYSAGYYAYLWSETLDNDAWEWIKNNGGLTRENGDRFRKYILSVGNSVDLNQAFRDFTGHDPDIKPLLRSRGFIK; the protein is encoded by the coding sequence ATGAAAAATATTACATCGGTATTATTAATTTCTGCATTAGCATTTAACTACTCTTGTACTACAATGAAAAAAGCCGATAATCAACAGGAACTATTTATTCCTGCCTCACTATCATCAAACCCTTTCATGAAGAAAAGCAAGCTTCAATATGAAGCTCCCGAGTTTGATAAAATTAAGAATGAACATTTTAAGCCGGCTTTTGACTTCGGATTAAAGCGACATGATTCTGAAATCTTAGGCATCGCCGATAATCCTGATGCTCCAACTTTCGAAAACACCATCGTAGCGTTAGAAAAAAGTGGTGAAATTTTAAAAAGAGCCGTAATTGTATTCTCGAACTTAACCAGCGCAAATACAAACCCGACTTTGCAGGCTTTAGATGAAGAGTATGCTCCTGTTTTCGCGGCTCATTCCGATAAAATGTATCTGAACGAAAATCTTTACAAAAGAATAAAAGCAATTACAGAAGACGGTCTAGATGCTGAAAGCAAAAGATTATTACAATACTACAAGCAGAATTTCGAAATCGCAGGAGCCAACCTTTCTTCAGCTGACAAAGAAAAGCTAAAGCAGATCAATCAGGAACTGGCTTCACTTTCCACTCAATATTCAAACAAACTATTGGAAGCGAGAAAGCAGGGCGGAGTTTTCTTTACCGATGCTAAAGAATTGGACGGACTTTCTGCCGATGAGATTGCCGCTGCTGCAAGTGATGCTAAAAATGCAGGAAAACCCGGTCAATATCTCTTGGCTTTACAAAACACAACACAACAACCGCTTTTACAAAACCTTAAAAACAGGGCAACAAGAGAGAAATTATTCAAAGCATCCTGGTCGAGAGCTGAAAAAGGTGACGGAAACGATACGAGAGAAACTGTTGAAAAATTGGCAAAACTAAGATTGAAAAAAGCTCAGATTTTAGGCAAAAAAAGCTTTGCAGAATGGAAATTGCAGGATCAGATGGCAAAAACTCCGGAAGCGGCGACAAAATTAATGAATCAGATTGCCACACCTGCTGTGGAAACGGCGAGACGAGAAGCAAAAGATATTCAGGATCTGATCGATCAGCAAAAAGGAGGCTTCAAGGTTGAACCTTGGGACTGGAATTTTTATGCTGAACAGGTAAGAAAAGCAAAGTTTGATCTTGATGAAAGCGAAATAAAACCTTATTTTGAGATTACAACCGTTTTGGAAAAAGGAGTTTTCTTCGCTGCTAAAAAATTCTATGGTTTAACCTTCAAAAAGAGAACAGATCTTCCGGTATATCATCCTGATGTAGTTACTTACGAGGTTTTCGATCATGACGGAAAATCTATCGCCATCTATTATCTTGATTTCTATACCAGAGATTCTAAAAACGGAGGAGCATGGATGAGTAATTTCGTTGAACAGTCTTATTTATTAGGAACAAAACCTGTGATTGTCAATTGCTACAATTATCAGAAACCAGCTCCCGGAAAACCTTCTTTAATCAGCTATGATGACGTTTCCACGATTTTCCACGAATTTGGTCATTCTATTCACGGAATGTTTGCAAGTCAGAAATATCCGTCACTTTCAGGAACCAATGTACCGAGAGATTTTGTGGAATTCCCTTCTCAGATTAATGAACATTGGGCTTTGGATCCGGTAGTTTTGAAAAACTATGCACTTCATTACGAAACCAAACAGCCGATTCCACAGGCTTTAGTTGATAAAATTAAAAAAGCTGCAACTTTCAATCAAGGGTATATGACGACAGAATTGGTTTCTGCGGCTGCTTTAGATATGGATTGGCATACCGTAACCAATGAAATTGAACTGATCCCTGCTTTAGATTTTGAAAAGCAATCATTGACAAAACACGGATTTACATTGGCAACGGTTCCTCCGAGATATCATACTCCATATTTCGCCCATATTTGGGGCGGCGGTTATTCTGCCGGATATTATGCTTATTTATGGTCTGAAACGCTGGATAATGACGCTTGGGAATGGATTAAAAACAACGGAGGCTTAACAAGAGAAAACGGAGACCGTTTCAGAAAATACATTCTTTCCGTAGGAAATTCTGTGGATCTGAACCAGGCATTCAGAGATTTCACAGGACACGATCCGGATATCAAACCTTTATTGAGAAGCAGAGGTTTTATTAAATAA
- a CDS encoding VF530 family protein, producing the protein MEQQSKDPLHGKRLDAILEELVEYYQGFEKLGEQINIKCFTDNPSISSSLKFLRKTPWARTKVESLYLFVLRQKKRAEKNKKE; encoded by the coding sequence ATGGAACAACAATCAAAAGATCCGCTTCACGGAAAAAGACTCGATGCCATTCTGGAAGAACTGGTAGAATATTATCAGGGATTTGAAAAGCTGGGTGAGCAGATCAATATCAAATGCTTTACCGATAATCCGAGTATCAGTTCTTCTTTAAAGTTTCTGAGAAAAACACCCTGGGCGAGAACGAAAGTGGAAAGTTTGTATCTCTTTGTATTAAGACAGAAAAAGAGAGCGGAAAAAAATAAGAAGGAGTAA
- a CDS encoding STM3941 family protein: MQNLPLTLRPGKLKNIILILISIAFICMGIALMGKNIWAAILIIFLFGISLLIFSINLIPNTSYLKINETGLEMKTLFRTTFIPWQAVSNFTTKQIFLNKLVMFDIDEKFLETSKMKSKQGAFPDTYGMSAKKLAALLNDYKSQLDNR, encoded by the coding sequence ATGCAAAATTTACCACTTACTTTAAGGCCCGGAAAACTTAAAAATATCATTCTGATTCTCATCAGCATTGCATTTATCTGTATGGGTATTGCGCTTATGGGAAAGAATATCTGGGCTGCCATTCTTATTATTTTCTTATTCGGAATCAGTTTACTTATTTTTTCCATCAACTTAATTCCGAATACTTCTTATCTTAAGATTAATGAAACAGGTCTTGAAATGAAAACCCTTTTCAGAACGACGTTCATTCCGTGGCAGGCTGTAAGTAACTTTACCACCAAACAGATCTTCCTCAACAAATTGGTTATGTTTGATATTGATGAGAAGTTTTTGGAAACCTCCAAAATGAAATCCAAACAGGGAGCATTTCCCGATACTTACGGAATGTCTGCCAAGAAACTGGCAGCACTTTTAAATGATTATAAGAGTCAGTTGGATAACCGGTAA
- a CDS encoding AAA family ATPase — MIPIQLTIEGLYSYQERQKIDFQDLTDAGLFGIFGSVGSGKSSILEAISFVLYGETERLNARDKRTYNMMNLKSNRSYIEFDFINYENKKYRATREFKRNSKNFEEVKTPNVVFYEWKNEAWIPLEHSNAEKIIGLSYANFKRTIIIPQGQFKEFLELGAMDRTNMMKEIFGLHRFDLQNNVSALHIKNKSELDQLEGQLKGFEEVNEEQILVQKEVLKTEQQKFEETQKVFKETEEKYSKLKSLKDEFELLSRKKTDFEKLEQQKAEIDVLDQKTEIYDRVFRIFTPLLSEKSKLEKEISDQQKNKESQFAILQETNIQFENIKNKLLVIQPKYEALNTSKVQENDLSLILQMLKFSGEIKTLKERTENGSKKVKEVEAHQKSIQQKIEELLKNIELLKPKKLDSHLLLNVGNWFSEKKKLAEVLQKQIETVDLKKAEIEKISEELKPFEIDSKTFRNDFNIQIETLEKQKKILSEKKNHLEVQQKLAHFANELHDGESCPLCGALEHPNIVEFDDVNSELNEIQKQIEQIEIQKENIQKQFSDIEKILDRKKIFEEQLKSEEESVQQIQNTIEEHHKSFSWKEFNAENPDDFEEKRLQSFLIEKQIDELNLQIGLEQKDLDKERENFDSYNKALEKFKLDEAKKEEQIKTNEANLKALQWIDYEKRTLAEVEEIFTQLSRSNLETEQNYLQFIKEEKEIAPKLAEQKTMVSQLEKRISELEKEVSDNKDLIENALSDRQFNSLDEVRQILVQEINVQEKRNVIQQFRIQFETVKNSILELETKLKDFSFNEEEFSAVEHQFRLYENDLKTVNNSVIKISTEIERLEKEFKKKEDLLKHLAQLQKRAENLRTMTNLFKGAGFVQYVSSIYLRQLCDHANIRFHRMTRNQLSLQLNDNNDFEIIDYLNEGRSRSVKTLSGGQSFQVSLSLALALAESVQSNAQADKNFFFIDEGFGTQDLESVNIVFETLMNLQKENRIVGIISHVEELKENIPVALNIRKDEERGSLIEYM; from the coding sequence ATGATTCCTATTCAACTTACTATAGAAGGTCTTTATTCCTATCAGGAAAGGCAGAAAATCGATTTTCAAGATCTTACGGATGCCGGTCTTTTTGGGATCTTCGGTTCGGTGGGTTCCGGAAAATCTTCTATCCTGGAAGCCATTTCTTTTGTTCTGTATGGAGAAACCGAAAGGCTGAATGCGAGAGATAAGCGTACTTACAATATGATGAATTTAAAATCGAACAGATCCTATATCGAGTTTGATTTTATTAATTATGAAAATAAAAAATACCGTGCTACAAGAGAATTCAAACGTAATTCTAAAAATTTTGAAGAAGTAAAAACGCCTAATGTTGTATTTTACGAATGGAAAAACGAAGCCTGGATTCCGCTGGAACATTCCAATGCGGAGAAAATCATTGGACTGAGCTATGCCAATTTCAAACGAACCATCATTATTCCGCAAGGTCAGTTTAAAGAATTTCTGGAACTTGGTGCCATGGACCGAACGAATATGATGAAGGAAATCTTCGGTCTTCACCGTTTCGATCTTCAGAATAATGTTTCAGCATTACATATCAAAAACAAATCTGAACTGGATCAGCTGGAAGGGCAACTGAAAGGTTTTGAAGAAGTCAATGAAGAGCAGATTTTGGTTCAAAAAGAAGTTTTAAAAACTGAACAGCAAAAGTTTGAAGAAACTCAAAAAGTCTTTAAAGAAACCGAAGAAAAGTATTCAAAACTAAAAAGTCTGAAAGATGAATTTGAGCTTTTAAGCCGAAAAAAAACAGACTTCGAAAAACTGGAACAACAGAAAGCCGAAATTGATGTTTTAGATCAGAAAACTGAAATCTATGATAGAGTTTTCAGGATTTTCACTCCTTTACTTTCTGAAAAAAGCAAACTTGAAAAAGAGATCTCTGATCAGCAGAAAAATAAAGAATCTCAGTTTGCAATTTTACAGGAAACCAACATTCAGTTTGAAAATATAAAGAATAAGCTTTTAGTCATTCAACCGAAATATGAAGCTTTAAATACGTCTAAAGTTCAGGAAAATGATTTAAGTTTAATCCTTCAAATGCTGAAATTCTCAGGGGAAATTAAAACATTGAAAGAACGCACTGAAAACGGCTCTAAAAAAGTAAAAGAAGTGGAAGCCCATCAAAAATCAATTCAGCAAAAAATTGAAGAACTCTTAAAAAACATCGAACTTTTAAAGCCGAAAAAGTTAGACTCCCATTTACTTTTAAATGTGGGAAACTGGTTTTCAGAAAAGAAAAAGCTGGCTGAAGTTCTACAAAAGCAAATTGAAACTGTTGATTTAAAAAAAGCTGAAATCGAAAAAATATCAGAAGAACTAAAACCTTTTGAAATTGATTCTAAAACTTTTAGAAATGATTTTAACATTCAGATTGAAACTTTAGAGAAACAAAAAAAGATTCTTTCGGAAAAGAAAAATCATCTTGAAGTTCAGCAGAAACTGGCGCATTTTGCCAATGAATTGCATGACGGAGAATCGTGTCCACTTTGTGGTGCTTTGGAACATCCAAATATTGTGGAATTTGATGATGTGAACTCGGAACTGAATGAAATTCAGAAACAGATCGAGCAGATTGAAATTCAGAAAGAAAACATTCAAAAGCAATTTTCAGATATAGAAAAAATTCTTGACCGGAAGAAGATTTTTGAGGAACAGTTGAAGTCGGAAGAAGAAAGTGTACAGCAAATTCAAAATACAATTGAAGAACATCATAAAAGCTTTAGCTGGAAAGAATTCAATGCTGAAAATCCGGATGATTTTGAAGAAAAACGTCTGCAATCGTTTTTAATTGAAAAACAAATTGACGAACTGAATCTTCAAATCGGCCTGGAACAAAAAGATCTTGATAAGGAAAGGGAAAACTTCGACAGTTACAATAAAGCGCTGGAAAAATTCAAGCTTGATGAAGCGAAGAAGGAAGAACAGATCAAAACAAATGAAGCCAACTTAAAAGCTCTGCAATGGATTGATTACGAAAAAAGAACCCTTGCAGAAGTAGAAGAAATTTTCACTCAGCTCTCCCGATCCAATCTTGAAACGGAGCAGAATTATCTTCAATTCATTAAAGAAGAAAAAGAGATTGCGCCGAAACTTGCGGAACAGAAAACAATGGTCTCTCAACTGGAAAAAAGAATTTCTGAACTGGAGAAAGAAGTTTCCGATAATAAAGATTTGATTGAAAACGCTTTATCGGATCGGCAATTCAACAGTTTGGATGAGGTTCGGCAAATTCTTGTACAGGAAATCAATGTTCAGGAAAAGAGAAATGTCATTCAGCAGTTCAGAATTCAATTTGAAACGGTAAAGAACAGTATTCTTGAGCTTGAAACCAAGCTGAAAGATTTTTCTTTTAATGAAGAGGAGTTTTCAGCGGTTGAACATCAGTTCAGATTGTATGAGAATGATTTAAAAACGGTTAATAATTCAGTCATAAAAATCTCTACAGAAATTGAAAGACTGGAAAAAGAGTTTAAGAAAAAAGAAGATCTTTTAAAGCATTTGGCTCAACTTCAAAAGCGTGCCGAAAATCTGAGAACCATGACCAATCTTTTTAAAGGAGCCGGTTTTGTACAATACGTTTCATCCATTTACCTGCGTCAGCTGTGTGACCACGCCAACATACGTTTTCATCGAATGACGAGAAATCAGCTCAGCTTGCAGTTGAATGACAACAACGATTTTGAAATCATCGATTATTTGAATGAAGGCAGAAGCAGAAGCGTAAAAACACTTTCCGGAGGACAGTCTTTCCAGGTTTCTCTTAGCCTCGCCTTGGCTTTAGCGGAAAGCGTTCAGAGTAATGCACAGGCAGACAAGAATTTCTTTTTTATTGATGAAGGTTTCGGAACCCAGGATTTGGAATCCGTAAATATTGTTTTTGAAACCTTAATGAATCTTCAGAAAGAAAACAGGATTGTAGGGATTATTTCGCACGTGGAAGAACTTAAAGAAAATATTCCGGTTGCCCTGAATATCCGAAAGGATGAGGAACGCGGAAGTTTGATTGAGTATATGTAA
- a CDS encoding head GIN domain-containing protein, whose translation MRSQTIFIFSAFLVLASCEKHDRKHGEKEKSTWVEKVVTTDNGPVKQKEVTGEFDEIEVSQAIDAEIIKSDVEKVVISAPENIIDEILVDNEGGKLHIHYKKGIRVMNTHNVSAKIYTKDFSKLNANSAASITIKDKFTQEKTDVEVSSAGSVSGNLEANDFDISVDSSSNFNGKIWAVDLDIDASSGASIDVSGKAKTVDVTSSSGSSVSAKELIADTVNAEASSGASVQISASSSIKAEASSGGSVNVYKKGNVTSVTKEESSGGSVTIE comes from the coding sequence ATGAGATCACAAACTATTTTTATTTTTTCGGCCTTTCTGGTATTGGCGTCGTGTGAGAAGCATGATCGAAAACACGGAGAAAAAGAAAAGAGCACTTGGGTGGAAAAAGTTGTTACCACCGACAACGGACCTGTAAAACAAAAGGAAGTCACGGGAGAGTTTGACGAAATTGAGGTTTCTCAAGCTATTGATGCAGAAATTATAAAATCAGATGTAGAAAAAGTCGTGATTTCTGCTCCTGAAAATATTATTGATGAGATTTTGGTAGATAATGAGGGCGGTAAGCTTCATATTCATTATAAAAAAGGGATCAGGGTGATGAATACCCATAATGTTTCCGCAAAAATCTATACCAAAGATTTTTCAAAGCTTAATGCAAATTCTGCGGCAAGTATTACGATTAAAGATAAGTTCACTCAGGAAAAAACGGATGTTGAGGTTTCAAGTGCAGGATCTGTATCCGGAAATCTCGAAGCCAACGATTTTGATATTTCTGTAGACAGCAGCAGTAACTTCAACGGGAAAATCTGGGCTGTTGATTTGGATATAGATGCTTCTTCCGGAGCGAGTATTGATGTTTCCGGAAAAGCCAAAACGGTGGATGTGACTTCTTCTTCAGGAAGTAGTGTTTCTGCAAAAGAACTTATAGCAGATACTGTAAATGCAGAAGCGTCGAGCGGGGCGAGTGTACAAATAAGTGCTTCATCATCCATTAAAGCGGAAGCTTCTTCAGGAGGAAGTGTGAATGTGTATAAAAAAGGAAATGTGACTTCCGTAACGAAAGAAGAGAGTAGTGGAGGAAGTGTGACGATTGAGTAA